The genomic window TCAGGCCGTGCGCGTTGACGAAGTGCGAATCCTTCATGCCGATCTTGGCCGCGTAGCTGTTCATCAGCGCCGCGAAGGCTTCCTGGCTGCCGGCGGCATGCTCGGCCAGCGCGATGGCGGCGTCGTTGCCGGACTGGATCGCCATGCCCTTTTCCATGTCTTCCAGACGCGCGGTCTGGTTGACCGGGAAGCCGCTGTAGCTGCCATCGGTACCTGCGCCGCCTTCGCGCCAGGCGCGTTCGCTCATCATCACCTGGTCGTCAGGCTTGATCTTGCCGGTCTTCATTTCCGCAGCCAGTACGTAGGACGTCATCACCTTGGTGATGCTGGCCGGCGGCAGCGGCGCGTGGATGTTCTCGCCCGCCAGCACCTGGCCGGTGGCGTAGTCCATCAGCACCCATGCGGTGGCCGTGGTCGGCACCGGTGCCGGCGGTGTAGCCACCTGGGCCGGAGCGGCAGCGGCGGCTGGGGCAGGCGTCGGGGTCGGCGTTGGGGTGGGCGTCTGGGCGGAGGCCAGACCCACGGCGAGCGTGGTGGCCAGTGCAGCGGCGGCAAAACGGAATTTCATCGGAAAACGGTTCCTGATGGACGAGGAAGAAAAATTCGGGGGGTCATTGTAGGGCGACGCCAGCCAAGCGGCGGCACCCCGGTATGGCTGGGGTTAATCGCGAACCACTTGCGGCAGACCGAGGCCCAGACCGGCAATGCGCCCGGCAAGTTCCGAGGCGCTGCTGCTGTCGCTCGCCGGCACCCGCAGGCGCCACAGGGTACGGCCACCACTGACGATGTCACTGAGGCTGGCCCCGACGATACCCGCAGATGCCAGCTGGCCCAGGGCGCGGGCGGCATTGTCACGGCTGGAGAAACTGGCCACCTGCAGCAGGATCGAGCCCAGCGCGCGCGCGGCCGGATCAGCCGGTACGGTTTTTGGCGGCGGGCCGGCGGCAGCCCTCGCCGCTGCGGCCGCAGCCGAGGCCGTGGGCGGGGTGAACTGCAGCAACTCCGAAGCAGCCGGCAGTGCCTGCACGCTCACCGGTGCTGGCGCTGGGCCGGCAGCGGTGGTCGTGGCCGGGCGACCGGTGGCCACGCGCACGCCGTTGTCCTTCATCCAGGTCTCGAAGTGATCGGCACTGCCTGCCACCGGGCGTGCCGGTGCGGCGGGCAGCTTTTCGACCAGCTGGTCCATGCGGCTGGGCGTCGCGCGTGCGGCCGGCGCAGCCGCACCCACGGCCGTTGCAGCGCGCTCGCGACGGGCGCGGCGGCTGTCGGAAGATGCCTGCAGGTTCTCGCTGCCTGGGGTCAGGCCATGCACTTCCACCCGGCCGGTGCCGCGCTGGGTGATGCCCAGGCGCACTGCAGCGGCGTAACTGAGGTCGATCACCCGGCCGTCGTGGAACGGTCCGCGGTCGTTGACGCGCACGATCACCGATTCACCGTTGTCCAGGTTCGTCACCCGCGCGAAGCTGGGCAACGGCAGGGTTTTGTGCGCCGCGGTAAAGGCGTACATGTCGTAGACCTCGCGGTTGGAGGTCAGCCGGCCGTGGAATTTCTGTCCGTAATACGAAGCGGTGCCCTGCTCGACGTAGCTGTCGACGCGGTCCATCACCTGGTACTGCTTGCCCAGCACCGTATACGGCGACTTGTTGCCCACCGGCGAGCGCGGTTCATTGGTCACCAGCGGCTCGGGGATGCAATTCACGTTCGGCACGTAGTCGGGCGTGGTGTCGTTGACCCCGGGCTTATACAGGCCACCTGCGGTGTAGTTGCCACGCGTGGACAGGTCTTCCTGCGCCTTCGCATAGGGCGAGCCCTCCGGGCATTCACCGCGTGCCGAGCCGTGCCCGTGTACCACTGTCGGCGCGCGCGGCGTTGTACCGCCGCTGGTAGCCGATGCGGATTTCTTGGGAGCGCTGCTGCAGGCGGCCAGCCCGAGCACGATCAACGCAGGGACCAGCCACTTGATGTTCATGCTGGGGGAAGCTCCTTGCCGGCGATGGCCTGGGAGAGCTGGAACACGGCCATCGCATACATTTTGGAGATGTTGTAACGGGTGATTGCGTAGTAGTTCTGGAAGCCCAGCCAATACTGTTTGCCGTCACTGCCTTCCAGGGTCACCGGGGTGGCCTTGGCGTTGACCGCACGCACCGGCGTGACCGGCTGATAGCCGCGCGCGGCCAGCTCGGTGACGGTATAGGTCGGGGTCCAGTCGGTGGGATTGAACTCCTCGAAACCGGCCTGCAGCGTCGCCGGCACCGCCACGGTGCCACCGCGGATCCAACCGCCCTTCTTGACGAAATAATTGGCGATGGACGAGAACACATCGTCGTAGCTGTTGAACAGGTCACGGCGGCCGTCACCATTGCCGTCCACCGCGTAGTCCAGATAGCTGGACGGCATGAACTGGCCCATGCCCATCGCCCCGGCATAACTGCCCTTGAGCGTGGTGATGTCGAGTTTTTCCAGCGCGCTCAGCTCGAACAGTTTGGCCAGCTCATCGCGGAAGAACAGCTCGCGGCGCACTTCGCGCTCCAGCTTGGCCGGGTCGCCGCTGCGCGGGTATTTGAACGCCAGGGTGTACAGCGCATCCAGCACGCGGTGGTTGCCGGCATTGCGGCCGTAACTGGTTTCCACGCCGATGATGGAGACGATCACCTCGGCCGGCACGCCGGTACGTTCCTGCACGCGCATCAGCTCGTCGCGGTGCTGGGCCAGGAAATTGCGGCCGCCGTCGATGCGCGCCTGGGTGATGAACATCGGCCGGTATTCATTCCACGGCTTGACCCGCTCGGCCGGACGCGACATCGCCGCGATGATCGGCTCGCGGATCTGCGCCTGGGCCAGGATGGCCTGGATATAGGCCGGGTCGATGCGG from Stenotrophomonas nitritireducens includes these protein-coding regions:
- a CDS encoding septal ring lytic transglycosylase RlpA family protein, translated to MNIKWLVPALIVLGLAACSSAPKKSASATSGGTTPRAPTVVHGHGSARGECPEGSPYAKAQEDLSTRGNYTAGGLYKPGVNDTTPDYVPNVNCIPEPLVTNEPRSPVGNKSPYTVLGKQYQVMDRVDSYVEQGTASYYGQKFHGRLTSNREVYDMYAFTAAHKTLPLPSFARVTNLDNGESVIVRVNDRGPFHDGRVIDLSYAAAVRLGITQRGTGRVEVHGLTPGSENLQASSDSRRARRERAATAVGAAAPAARATPSRMDQLVEKLPAAPARPVAGSADHFETWMKDNGVRVATGRPATTTAAGPAPAPVSVQALPAASELLQFTPPTASAAAAAARAAAGPPPKTVPADPAARALGSILLQVASFSSRDNAARALGQLASAGIVGASLSDIVSGGRTLWRLRVPASDSSSASELAGRIAGLGLGLPQVVRD
- the mltB gene encoding lytic murein transglycosylase B, with translation MIRRALVCCLTLGMVACATQPKSPAPLPAPAETPVKPSTGPAEAVPEAQVALPPVDLTPVPFETARANFVRDTAAKYRIDPAYIQAILAQAQIREPIIAAMSRPAERVKPWNEYRPMFITQARIDGGRNFLAQHRDELMRVQERTGVPAEVIVSIIGVETSYGRNAGNHRVLDALYTLAFKYPRSGDPAKLEREVRRELFFRDELAKLFELSALEKLDITTLKGSYAGAMGMGQFMPSSYLDYAVDGNGDGRRDLFNSYDDVFSSIANYFVKKGGWIRGGTVAVPATLQAGFEEFNPTDWTPTYTVTELAARGYQPVTPVRAVNAKATPVTLEGSDGKQYWLGFQNYYAITRYNISKMYAMAVFQLSQAIAGKELPPA